One segment of Streptomyces sp. YIM 121038 DNA contains the following:
- a CDS encoding BTAD domain-containing putative transcriptional regulator — translation MRYRVLGITRALRPDGTLAAVGGARLRALLAALALRPGRTVPVAVLVDEVWGGEPPADAAGALQALVGRLRRALGAQAVASVDGGYQLRAAPDDVDAHRFERLVGEGTRALADGDPAKAAVVLDDALALWHGDAFADLPDHAAHAARWAARRLEARRARLAAAVALGRAEDALPEITALCDTRPLDEPLQALRLRALRAAGRPAEALAAYDAVRRLLADRLGTDPGPELRALHEELLRPGAAADRAGPAAPRERAGEEPTAAARASTAAAPGNLRARLTSFVGRAGDIDAIREDLRRARLVTLVGPGGAGKTRLSQEAAEGIEAPDGVWLAELAPLDDPQGVPEAVLTALGARETVLRGAGAEELRAAAERLGDDPVLRLTEYCAPRRMLLILDNCEHVIDGAAHLAERLLAACPELTVLATSREPLGVPGEALRPVGPLPEPFALRLLADRGQAARPGFRVTDDPEAAAEICARLDGLPLAIELAAARLRMLTPRQIADRLDDRFRLLTNGARTVLPRQQTLRAVVDWSWDILDRSERAVLRRLAVCAGGCDLAAAEAVCAISGATSGATSGAAPGTASWAVDVEVDPRDVPDLLGSLVDKSLVVAAPSAAGGGMRYRLLETVYEYAVERLDESGERAATERAHLTYFRELARRTDPELRGHGQRTAVAVLENEYENLRTALRRAVAARDEHEALCLVHALSWFWLMRDLRTEVRHWSREVMALGPDPFAEPVAPVEPLHERCTDAPPPMRPEVLQEARRGVHLVHMSCMDMDPDAWQTPRAEEKLRAIREAYRPGLPQTCRNPGSLWFYAVLLSGDVHRVREIVDRTVAACRDFGYTWELAGALQWRANVLANRVDWAGDAWQDADEALEIFTRLGDTWGMAEALSSRAEAHERRGAFPRAAEDFAAAIAHAEALGAKTQVSLLTARLGAVFVELGETERGERLLRRVVDDSVGRLDGALPAARIFLIGLLGMRGHVREARDQLALLRKEFKAVGFAVFDGTVLAVSAWLDTIEGHYEGVLAGARATLEKAADPLSQIVAPQLLAVHLGTVAHAFARTAPDRAAVAARLLAVADGQLPPGHVRTVFEREVRTAAEQAVRAPLGDAAYAAAYAEGSGLTWEEAVAAAGL, via the coding sequence GTGCGATATCGCGTTCTAGGCATCACCCGGGCCCTGCGCCCCGACGGCACCCTCGCCGCCGTCGGTGGTGCCCGACTGCGTGCCCTGCTCGCGGCGCTCGCGCTGCGGCCGGGGCGGACCGTTCCGGTGGCCGTCCTGGTCGACGAGGTGTGGGGCGGTGAGCCCCCGGCCGACGCCGCCGGCGCGCTGCAGGCCCTGGTGGGCCGACTGCGCCGGGCGCTCGGCGCCCAGGCCGTCGCCTCGGTGGACGGCGGCTACCAACTGCGGGCGGCCCCGGACGACGTGGACGCGCACCGCTTCGAGCGCCTCGTCGGCGAGGGCACGCGCGCCCTCGCCGACGGCGACCCGGCCAAGGCCGCCGTCGTCCTCGACGACGCGCTCGCGCTCTGGCACGGGGACGCCTTCGCCGATCTGCCGGACCACGCCGCGCACGCGGCCCGCTGGGCGGCCCGGCGCCTGGAGGCCCGGCGCGCCCGCCTCGCGGCGGCCGTCGCCCTCGGCCGGGCCGAGGACGCCCTGCCCGAGATCACCGCCCTGTGCGACACGCGTCCGCTGGACGAGCCGCTCCAGGCGCTGCGCCTGCGCGCCCTGCGCGCGGCGGGCCGCCCCGCGGAGGCCCTCGCCGCCTACGACGCCGTCCGCCGCCTCCTCGCGGACCGCCTCGGCACCGACCCGGGGCCCGAACTGCGTGCCCTGCACGAGGAGTTGCTCCGCCCCGGCGCGGCCGCGGACCGCGCCGGGCCCGCCGCCCCGCGGGAGCGCGCGGGCGAGGAGCCCACGGCCGCCGCGCGCGCGTCCACGGCGGCCGCCCCCGGCAACCTCCGCGCCCGGCTCACCTCCTTCGTCGGCCGGGCGGGCGACATCGACGCCATCCGGGAGGACCTGCGGCGGGCCCGGCTCGTCACCCTGGTCGGCCCCGGCGGGGCCGGGAAGACCCGGCTCTCCCAGGAGGCCGCCGAGGGGATCGAGGCCCCGGACGGGGTGTGGCTCGCCGAACTCGCGCCCCTGGACGACCCGCAGGGCGTGCCGGAGGCCGTGCTCACCGCGCTCGGCGCCCGCGAGACCGTGCTGCGCGGCGCGGGCGCGGAGGAGCTGCGCGCGGCGGCGGAGCGGCTCGGCGACGACCCGGTCCTCAGGCTCACCGAATACTGCGCGCCGCGCCGCATGCTGCTCATCCTCGACAACTGCGAGCACGTCATCGACGGCGCCGCCCACCTCGCGGAGCGGCTCCTCGCCGCCTGCCCGGAACTGACCGTCCTCGCCACCAGCCGCGAGCCCCTCGGCGTCCCCGGCGAGGCCCTGCGCCCCGTCGGCCCGCTGCCGGAGCCCTTCGCCCTGCGGCTGCTCGCCGACCGGGGGCAGGCGGCACGCCCGGGCTTCCGGGTCACGGACGACCCGGAGGCCGCCGCCGAGATCTGCGCGCGGCTCGACGGGCTCCCGCTGGCCATCGAGCTGGCGGCGGCCCGTCTGCGGATGCTCACGCCGCGCCAGATAGCCGACCGCCTCGACGACCGCTTCCGGCTCCTGACGAACGGCGCCCGCACGGTCCTGCCGCGCCAGCAGACCCTGCGCGCCGTCGTCGACTGGTCCTGGGACATCCTCGACCGCTCCGAGCGGGCCGTCCTGCGCCGCCTCGCGGTCTGCGCGGGCGGCTGCGACCTCGCCGCGGCGGAGGCGGTCTGCGCCATCTCCGGGGCCACCTCCGGGGCCACCTCCGGGGCCGCCCCCGGGACCGCTTCCTGGGCCGTGGACGTCGAGGTCGACCCGCGCGACGTGCCCGACCTGCTCGGCTCACTCGTCGACAAGTCCCTGGTGGTGGCCGCCCCTTCGGCCGCGGGCGGCGGCATGCGCTACCGCCTCCTGGAGACCGTCTACGAGTACGCCGTCGAGCGCCTCGACGAGTCGGGGGAGCGGGCCGCCACCGAGCGCGCGCACCTCACCTACTTCCGGGAGCTGGCCCGCCGCACCGACCCCGAGCTGCGCGGCCACGGCCAGCGCACGGCCGTCGCGGTCCTGGAGAACGAGTACGAGAACCTGCGCACCGCGCTGCGCCGCGCCGTCGCCGCCCGCGACGAGCACGAGGCGCTGTGCCTGGTGCACGCCCTGTCGTGGTTCTGGCTGATGCGGGACCTGCGCACCGAGGTCAGACACTGGTCCCGCGAGGTGATGGCGCTCGGGCCCGACCCGTTCGCGGAGCCGGTCGCGCCGGTGGAGCCGCTGCACGAGCGCTGCACGGACGCCCCGCCGCCGATGCGGCCCGAGGTGCTCCAGGAGGCCCGGCGCGGGGTGCACCTGGTGCACATGTCCTGCATGGACATGGACCCGGACGCCTGGCAGACCCCCCGGGCCGAGGAGAAGCTGCGTGCCATCCGCGAGGCCTACCGGCCGGGCCTGCCGCAGACCTGCCGGAACCCCGGGAGCCTGTGGTTCTACGCCGTCCTGCTGAGCGGCGACGTCCACCGGGTCCGGGAGATCGTGGACCGGACCGTCGCCGCCTGCCGCGACTTCGGCTACACCTGGGAGCTGGCCGGGGCCCTGCAGTGGCGCGCCAACGTCCTGGCCAACCGCGTCGACTGGGCGGGCGACGCCTGGCAGGACGCCGACGAGGCCCTGGAGATCTTCACCCGGCTCGGCGACACCTGGGGCATGGCCGAGGCGCTGTCCTCGCGCGCGGAGGCCCATGAGCGGCGCGGCGCCTTCCCGCGCGCCGCCGAGGACTTCGCGGCCGCCATCGCCCACGCCGAGGCGCTCGGCGCCAAGACCCAGGTGTCCCTCCTGACGGCCCGGCTCGGCGCGGTCTTCGTCGAACTGGGCGAGACCGAGCGCGGCGAGCGGCTGCTGCGGCGCGTCGTGGACGACAGCGTGGGCCGTCTCGACGGGGCGCTGCCCGCCGCCCGCATCTTCCTCATCGGGCTGCTCGGCATGCGCGGCCACGTCCGCGAGGCCCGCGACCAGCTGGCGCTGCTGCGCAAGGAGTTCAAGGCCGTCGGCTTCGCCGTCTTCGACGGCACGGTGCTCGCCGTCAGCGCCTGGCTCGACACCATCGAGGGCCACTACGAGGGCGTGCTCGCGGGCGCCCGCGCGACCCTGGAGAAGGCCGCCGACCCGCTCTCGCAGATCGTGGCCCCCCAGCTGCTCGCCGTCCATCTGGGAACCGTGGCCCACGCGTTCGCCCGCACCGCCCCGGACCGGGCCGCCGTCGCGGCGCGCCTCCTTGCGGTGGCCGACGGACAGCTGCCGCCCGGCCATGTGCGGACCGTCTTCGAGCGGGAGGTGCGCACGGCCGCCGAGCAGGCGGTCCGGGCGCCCCTCGGCGACGCGGCCTACGCCGCCGCGTACGCCGAGGGCTCCGGCCTCACCTGGGAGGAGGCCGTCGCCGCGGCGGGCCTGTGA
- a CDS encoding ABC transporter permease has product MSATAVKAPPAPPSQAVPLTGQADTRIGPRAFARHTGALVRRNLLWIKQDVESMFDAVLMPIVFTLLFVYVFGGSVGQSLGGGREEYIQYVVPGLMAMMGMNMAMGVGTGFNQDFQTGVMDRFRSLPIGRSSVMIAKIVVELMRMLVATGILFVVALCIGFSVESVPGLLAAVGLAMVFGIGLMWIFLTMGVVMKSAQAIQGMGFLVLLPLQFGSSIFAPTDSMPGWLQAFTDYNPLSSLADAARGLMNGGLPVAHDIWVTLIWSVALTAIMAPIAIHKFRTKT; this is encoded by the coding sequence ATGAGCGCGACCGCAGTCAAGGCGCCCCCCGCGCCCCCGAGCCAGGCCGTCCCGCTCACCGGCCAGGCGGACACCCGCATCGGCCCGCGCGCGTTCGCGCGGCACACCGGCGCCCTGGTGCGCCGCAATCTGCTGTGGATCAAGCAGGACGTGGAGTCGATGTTCGACGCCGTCCTGATGCCGATCGTCTTCACGCTCCTGTTCGTGTACGTCTTCGGCGGCTCCGTCGGCCAGTCGCTCGGCGGCGGCCGCGAGGAGTACATCCAGTACGTCGTCCCCGGCCTGATGGCCATGATGGGGATGAACATGGCCATGGGGGTGGGCACCGGCTTCAACCAGGACTTCCAGACCGGTGTGATGGACCGCTTCCGGTCGCTGCCGATCGGGCGCTCCTCGGTCATGATCGCCAAGATCGTGGTCGAGCTCATGCGCATGCTGGTCGCCACCGGAATCCTGTTCGTCGTCGCCCTGTGCATCGGCTTCTCGGTGGAGAGCGTCCCCGGCCTGCTCGCGGCCGTCGGCCTCGCCATGGTCTTCGGGATAGGCCTGATGTGGATCTTCCTCACCATGGGCGTCGTGATGAAGAGCGCCCAGGCGATTCAGGGAATGGGATTCCTGGTGCTGCTGCCGCTGCAGTTCGGCTCGTCGATCTTCGCGCCGACCGACTCCATGCCCGGCTGGCTCCAGGCGTTCACGGACTACAACCCGCTGTCGTCCCTCGCGGACGCCGCGCGCGGTCTGATGAACGGCGGCTTGCCGGTGGCCCACGACATCTGGGTGACGCTGATCTGGTCGGTGGCCCTGACCGCGATCATGGCGCCGATCGCGATCCACAAGTTCCGTACGAAGACGTGA
- a CDS encoding sialidase family protein — protein sequence MAVETVEASVPFRAGREGYASFRIPAVVVTHDGSVLAFCEGRVGSQEDFGNIDIVLKRSTDGGRTWGPLQVVGANGTDLAGNPAPVVLDTGRVLLVQVRNAAAASEDAIRRGQVTPADGRRVWVQHSDDDGLTWSVPREITKQVKRADWRWYATTPGHAIQLGGGRIVVPANHSLPPTGTDTGTEGKYNGGHCLLSDNLGQTWRIGYVDDNTNGYINVNETTAAELPDGRVYFNTRNDSPAPGNRADAHSRDGGASLVKPFRPQSCLTGPVVECSVLQLRDPDVLLFSGPADPGFRARMSIHRSDDDGTTWQPVHTVDGLPAAYSDLVRLDEDAVGLLYETGDFGAYETITFRRVPLDRLT from the coding sequence ATGGCAGTGGAGACAGTTGAGGCGTCCGTACCGTTCCGGGCGGGCCGCGAAGGGTACGCCAGCTTCCGCATCCCGGCGGTCGTCGTCACGCACGACGGCTCCGTCCTCGCCTTCTGCGAGGGCCGCGTCGGGTCGCAGGAGGACTTCGGGAACATCGACATCGTGCTGAAACGGTCCACCGACGGCGGCCGCACCTGGGGCCCGCTCCAGGTCGTCGGCGCCAACGGCACGGACCTCGCGGGCAATCCGGCGCCCGTCGTCCTCGACACCGGGCGGGTCCTGCTCGTCCAGGTCAGGAACGCGGCCGCGGCCTCCGAGGACGCCATCCGGCGCGGCCAGGTGACCCCGGCGGACGGCCGCAGGGTCTGGGTGCAGCACAGCGACGACGACGGCCTCACCTGGTCGGTGCCCCGGGAGATCACCAAGCAGGTGAAGCGGGCCGACTGGCGCTGGTACGCGACCACGCCGGGCCACGCGATCCAGCTCGGCGGCGGCCGGATCGTCGTCCCCGCCAACCACTCGCTGCCGCCCACCGGCACGGACACCGGCACCGAGGGCAAGTACAACGGCGGGCACTGCCTGCTGAGCGACAACCTCGGCCAGACCTGGCGCATCGGCTACGTCGACGACAACACCAACGGCTACATCAACGTCAACGAGACCACCGCCGCCGAACTCCCCGACGGCCGCGTGTACTTCAACACCCGCAACGACTCGCCGGCCCCCGGCAACCGCGCCGACGCCCACTCCCGCGACGGCGGCGCCAGCCTCGTCAAGCCCTTCCGGCCGCAGTCCTGTCTGACCGGACCTGTCGTCGAGTGCAGCGTGCTCCAGCTGCGCGACCCCGACGTGCTGCTCTTCTCCGGGCCCGCCGACCCCGGCTTCCGCGCCCGGATGAGCATCCACAGGAGCGACGACGACGGCACCACCTGGCAGCCCGTGCACACCGTCGACGGGCTGCCCGCCGCGTACTCCGACCTCGTGCGCCTCGACGAGGACGCCGTCGGACTCCTCTACGAGACCGGGGACTTCGGCGCGTACGAGACGATCACCTTCCGCAGGGTGCCGCTCGACCGGCTCACCTGA
- a CDS encoding ATP-binding cassette domain-containing protein, which yields MTRIENTPQRGASGGASAVSVRGLVKHYGETKALDGVDLDVREGTVLGVLGPNGAGKTTLVRCLSTLITPDSGSAVVAGYDVLRQPRQLRRVIGLTGQYASVDEKLSGYDNLYMIGRLLDLPRKEARTRAHALLERFSLTEAAKRPVRTYSGGMRRRLDLAASMIGSPAVLYLDEPTTGLDPRTRNEVWDEVRRMVREDGVTVLLTTQYMEEAEQLAGELTVIDRGRVVAGGSIGELKAKVGGRTLRIRPADPAQLRPTALALDEAGLTGLATTTVDSEDGTVLVPILSDEQLTAVVGVLSARGITLADIATELPSLDEVFLSLTGHKAGLTDDAATTEYEEVAA from the coding sequence ATGACACGCATCGAGAACACCCCCCAACGGGGAGCGAGCGGCGGAGCGAGTGCCGTCTCGGTACGGGGGCTGGTCAAGCACTACGGCGAGACCAAGGCGCTGGACGGCGTCGACCTGGACGTCCGCGAGGGCACGGTCCTCGGCGTCCTGGGGCCGAACGGCGCCGGCAAGACCACGCTCGTACGCTGCCTCTCCACCCTGATCACCCCCGACTCCGGCAGCGCCGTCGTCGCGGGCTACGACGTGCTGCGCCAGCCGCGCCAGCTGCGCCGCGTCATCGGCCTCACCGGCCAGTACGCGTCGGTGGACGAGAAGCTCTCGGGCTACGACAACCTGTACATGATCGGGCGGCTGCTCGACCTGCCCCGCAAGGAGGCCCGCACGCGGGCCCACGCCCTCCTGGAGCGCTTCTCCCTCACGGAGGCCGCCAAGCGCCCGGTGCGGACGTACTCCGGCGGCATGCGCCGCCGTCTCGACCTCGCGGCGTCGATGATCGGCAGCCCGGCCGTGCTGTATCTGGACGAGCCCACCACGGGCCTCGACCCGCGCACGCGCAACGAGGTCTGGGACGAGGTCCGGCGCATGGTCCGCGAGGACGGCGTCACCGTCCTGCTGACCACCCAGTACATGGAGGAGGCCGAGCAGCTCGCCGGCGAGCTCACGGTCATCGACCGCGGCCGGGTCGTCGCGGGCGGCAGCATCGGCGAGCTGAAGGCGAAGGTCGGCGGCCGCACCCTGCGGATCCGCCCGGCCGATCCTGCGCAGCTGCGCCCCACGGCGCTCGCGCTCGACGAGGCGGGCCTGACCGGCCTGGCCACCACGACCGTGGACTCCGAGGACGGCACGGTCCTCGTGCCGATCCTCAGCGACGAACAGCTCACGGCGGTCGTCGGCGTGCTCAGCGCGCGCGGCATCACGCTCGCCGACATCGCCACCGAACTGCCCAGCCTGGACGAGGTGTTCCTGTCCCTGACCGGCCACAAGGCCGGCCTCACGGACGACGCCGCGACCACCGAGTACGAGGAGGTCGCCGCATGA
- the npdG gene encoding NADPH-dependent F420 reductase: MTSTESVQKAPAKDPWDLPDVSGLVVGVLGGTGDQGRGLAYRLARAGQKVIIGSRAAERAEAAAAELGLGVEGADNAECARRSDIVIVAVPWDGHAKTLEALREPLAGKLVIDCVNPLGFDKKGAYALKPEEGSAAEQAAALLPDSRVTAAFHHLSAVLLQDASIEEIDTDVMVLGESRADTDLVQALAARVPGMRGVFAGRLRNAHQVESLVANLISVNRRYKAHAGLRVTDV, encoded by the coding sequence ATGACTTCCACGGAAAGTGTGCAGAAGGCGCCCGCCAAGGACCCCTGGGACCTGCCCGATGTGTCCGGGCTCGTCGTCGGGGTCCTCGGCGGCACCGGTGACCAGGGGCGCGGCCTCGCCTACCGGCTCGCCCGCGCCGGACAGAAGGTGATCATCGGCTCGCGTGCGGCCGAGCGCGCCGAGGCCGCGGCCGCCGAGCTCGGCCTCGGCGTCGAGGGCGCGGACAACGCCGAGTGCGCCCGGCGCAGCGACATCGTGATCGTCGCCGTGCCGTGGGACGGCCACGCCAAGACCCTCGAAGCCCTGCGCGAGCCGCTCGCGGGCAAGCTCGTCATCGACTGCGTGAACCCGCTCGGCTTCGACAAGAAGGGCGCGTACGCCCTCAAGCCCGAGGAGGGCAGCGCCGCCGAGCAGGCCGCCGCGCTGCTCCCCGACTCCCGGGTGACGGCGGCCTTCCACCACCTGTCGGCCGTGCTGCTCCAGGACGCCTCGATCGAGGAGATCGACACCGACGTGATGGTGCTCGGCGAGAGCCGCGCCGACACGGACCTGGTGCAGGCGCTCGCCGCCCGCGTCCCCGGCATGCGGGGCGTCTTCGCCGGGCGGCTGCGCAACGCCCACCAGGTGGAGTCCCTGGTCGCCAACCTGATCTCCGTCAACCGGCGCTACAAGGCGCACGCGGGGCTCCGGGTCACCGACGTCTAG
- a CDS encoding MFS transporter, whose product MKRIAAILPDLSPWRSSRDFRLLWVQGLVTYFGSFMALIALPLQIKDLTDSPLAVGAMGAVELVPLIVCGLYGGALADAVDRRKVILLTEAALGVLALVLFVNALLPQPLLWPLYLVAAGVSGLAGLQRPALDSLLARIVPHDQLTAAAALNSLRWNVGAIAGPALAGVVVAYAGHASAYAVTVVGFAVSVALCTRLSPAPAAHGAQKPSLRGLAEGARYAWSRPVLLGTYAIDGAAMVFAFPNTIFPFLADDLDARWSLGLMYAAGAVGSLLLSLTSGWTSRVRRHGVLVVCGAAGWGLAITAAGLLSNVWLVLAALALAGAGDMLSGLARSTIWNQTIPDELRGRLAGIEVLSYSVGPQLGQVRAGAAAGWTGTRSAIWSGGLVCVGAVGALCAVLPSLLSYDSATDEDATRRRVAAA is encoded by the coding sequence GTGAAACGAATCGCCGCGATACTGCCCGACCTCTCCCCCTGGCGCTCAAGCCGGGACTTCCGGCTCCTGTGGGTCCAGGGCCTGGTCACCTACTTCGGCAGCTTCATGGCACTGATCGCCCTGCCGCTCCAGATCAAGGACCTCACCGACTCGCCGCTCGCGGTGGGGGCGATGGGCGCGGTCGAGCTGGTCCCGCTGATCGTCTGCGGCCTGTACGGCGGGGCGCTCGCCGACGCGGTGGACCGGCGCAAGGTGATCCTCCTGACGGAGGCCGCGCTCGGCGTGCTCGCCCTCGTCCTGTTCGTCAACGCGCTGCTGCCGCAGCCGCTCCTGTGGCCCCTGTACCTGGTGGCGGCCGGGGTCTCCGGGCTCGCCGGGCTCCAGCGCCCGGCGCTCGACTCGCTCCTCGCCAGGATCGTGCCGCACGACCAGCTGACGGCCGCCGCCGCGCTCAACTCGCTGCGCTGGAACGTCGGTGCCATCGCCGGGCCCGCCCTCGCCGGTGTCGTCGTGGCCTACGCCGGGCACGCCAGCGCGTACGCCGTCACGGTCGTCGGCTTCGCCGTCTCCGTGGCGCTGTGCACCCGGCTCTCGCCCGCGCCCGCCGCGCACGGCGCGCAGAAGCCGTCACTGCGGGGGCTCGCGGAGGGGGCTCGGTACGCGTGGTCGCGGCCCGTGCTCCTCGGCACCTACGCCATCGACGGGGCGGCCATGGTCTTCGCCTTCCCCAACACGATCTTCCCGTTCCTCGCGGACGACCTGGACGCGAGGTGGTCGCTCGGCCTGATGTACGCCGCCGGGGCCGTCGGGTCGCTGCTCCTCAGCCTCACCAGCGGGTGGACGTCGCGGGTGCGGCGGCACGGGGTGCTCGTGGTGTGCGGGGCGGCCGGGTGGGGGCTCGCCATCACGGCGGCGGGGCTCCTGTCGAACGTGTGGCTCGTCCTGGCCGCCCTCGCGCTCGCCGGGGCGGGCGACATGCTCAGCGGTCTGGCCCGCAGCACCATCTGGAACCAAACCATCCCCGACGAGCTGCGCGGGCGGCTCGCCGGGATCGAGGTCCTCTCCTACAGCGTCGGGCCGCAGCTCGGGCAGGTGCGGGCCGGGGCGGCGGCCGGGTGGACGGGCACGCGGTCGGCCATCTGGTCCGGGGGGCTCGTCTGCGTGGGCGCGGTGGGCGCGCTGTGCGCGGTGCTGCCTTCGCTGCTCTCCTACGACTCGGCCACGGACGAGGACGCCACCCGCCGCCGGGTCGCTGCCGCTTAG
- a CDS encoding site-2 protease family protein produces MTGHSHGDRRVSPVFLGIAAVTAVSGWAAWTGFADNPGFAVFLFVTAAWVVSLCLHEYAHARTALHGGDISVGAKGYLTLNPLKYTHALLSIVLPVLFVIMGGIGLPGGAVFIERGRIRGRWRHSLISAAGPLTNVLFAVVCTAPFWLDALDGVPDTFRYALAFLALLQVTAAILNFLPIPGLDGYGVIEPWLSYSVRRQVEPFAPFGLLAVFGILWIPEVNDAFFDAVDAVLRGLGVEEWDTYWGQRLYRFWQGTPDIPAISG; encoded by the coding sequence ATGACCGGCCACTCCCACGGCGACCGCCGGGTCAGCCCCGTCTTCCTCGGCATCGCGGCCGTCACCGCGGTGAGCGGCTGGGCGGCCTGGACCGGCTTCGCGGACAACCCCGGCTTCGCCGTCTTCCTGTTCGTGACGGCGGCCTGGGTGGTGTCGCTGTGCCTGCACGAGTACGCGCACGCGCGCACCGCCCTGCACGGCGGCGACATCTCCGTCGGGGCGAAGGGCTATCTGACCCTGAACCCGCTGAAGTACACGCACGCGCTGCTCAGCATCGTGCTGCCCGTGCTCTTCGTGATCATGGGCGGCATCGGTCTGCCCGGCGGCGCCGTGTTCATCGAGCGCGGGCGGATCCGGGGCCGCTGGCGGCACAGCCTGATCTCGGCGGCGGGCCCGCTGACGAACGTGCTGTTCGCCGTCGTGTGCACGGCCCCGTTCTGGCTGGACGCGCTCGACGGCGTCCCGGACACCTTCCGCTACGCCCTGGCGTTCCTCGCGCTGCTCCAGGTGACGGCGGCGATCCTGAACTTCCTGCCGATCCCGGGCCTGGACGGCTACGGCGTCATCGAGCCGTGGCTGTCGTACTCGGTCCGCCGCCAGGTGGAGCCCTTCGCGCCGTTCGGCCTGCTCGCGGTGTTCGGCATCCTGTGGATCCCGGAGGTCAACGACGCCTTCTTCGACGCGGTGGACGCCGTCCTGCGCGGCCTCGGCGTGGAGGAGTGGGACACCTACTGGGGCCAGCGGCTCTACCGCTTCTGGCAGGGCACCCCGGACATCCCCGCGATCAGCGGCTAG
- the panB gene encoding 3-methyl-2-oxobutanoate hydroxymethyltransferase: MTQLSAAQSPALNGRKTDSSKTLYGGKGTRRITVRDITAAKERGEKWPMLTAYDAMTASVFDEAGIPVMLVGDSAGNCHLGYDTTVPVTLDEITMLSAAVVRGTSRALIVADLPFGSYQEGPVQALRSATRLVKEAGVGAVKLEGGERSLAQTELLVRSGIPVMSHLGLTPQSVHTMGYRVQGRSEEAAHQLVRDAKAAEAAGAFAVVLELVPAELAAEVTRSLHIPTVGIGAGVDCDAQVLVWTDMLGLTGGKMPRFVKQYADLRGVMGDAAKAFAEDVVGGAFPAAEHSVR; this comes from the coding sequence ATGACGCAGCTTTCGGCTGCCCAGAGCCCTGCCCTGAACGGGCGGAAGACCGACAGCAGCAAGACGCTGTACGGCGGCAAGGGCACACGCCGCATCACGGTCCGCGACATCACCGCCGCCAAGGAGCGCGGCGAGAAGTGGCCCATGCTCACCGCGTACGACGCGATGACCGCGTCCGTCTTCGACGAGGCCGGGATCCCGGTCATGCTCGTCGGCGACTCGGCGGGCAACTGCCACCTGGGGTACGACACCACCGTGCCCGTCACCCTCGACGAGATCACCATGCTCTCGGCGGCCGTCGTCCGGGGCACGAGCCGCGCCCTGATCGTCGCCGACCTGCCGTTCGGCTCGTACCAGGAAGGGCCGGTCCAGGCCCTGCGGTCCGCGACGCGCCTGGTCAAGGAGGCGGGCGTCGGCGCGGTCAAGCTGGAGGGCGGCGAGCGCTCGCTGGCCCAGACCGAGCTGCTCGTGCGGTCCGGCATCCCGGTCATGTCCCATCTGGGGCTCACCCCGCAGTCCGTGCACACCATGGGCTACCGCGTCCAGGGCCGCAGCGAGGAGGCGGCGCACCAGCTGGTGCGCGACGCCAAGGCCGCCGAGGCCGCGGGCGCCTTCGCCGTGGTGCTCGAACTCGTACCGGCCGAGCTCGCCGCCGAGGTCACCCGCTCGCTGCACATCCCGACCGTCGGCATCGGCGCGGGCGTCGACTGCGACGCCCAGGTCCTGGTGTGGACGGACATGCTGGGCCTCACCGGCGGGAAGATGCCGCGCTTCGTGAAGCAGTACGCCGATCTGCGCGGGGTGATGGGCGACGCCGCGAAGGCGTTCGCCGAGGACGTGGTCGGCGGGGCGTTCCCGGCCGCGGAGCACTCCGTCCGCTAG